TTCCTCAATGTCGACACTCCGTCGACGTCTCGGGTTGTTGTCGGCGCATCTTGTGGTTGCCGTCATTGCTTTGGTTGTGATCGGTGGCGCGACACGGGTGATGGAGGCCGGCTTGGCCTGTCCCGACTGGCCGCTGTGCTTCGGGTCGTTTCTCCCGGGTCGGCAGATGAATGTTCAGGTTTTCCTGGAGTGGTTTCATCGTCTTGATGCTTTCGTCGTTGGCATCGCCCTGGTGGTGATGGCTGTGACGACGACGATTTGTCGGCGTCAGCTTCCTCAATGGCTGCCCTGGCTGGCAGCTGGCCTGATGGTCCTTGTGGCCATGCAGGGAGGTCTCGGTGCTTTGACGGTGACCCGGCTGCTCCCCTCAGGTGTTGTTACCGCCCATTTGGCGCTGGCCCTCACGCTGGTGGCACTCCTGAGTGGGTTGACGCAACGCCTGCTTCATCCCGCTGCGGTCACCGCTCCCCTCTGGTGGCGCATCTCGGCACTGCTTGGTCTGGTGTCGGTCTTTGTGCAATGTCTGCTGGGTGGTCGTATGGCCACCGCTTGGGCGGGGCAGCGTTGCCTCGCAGGGGGTGAGGCCTGTCACCTGGTTCTCTCCCATCGCGTCACGGCGATGCCAGTGGCCGTTGTTGTGCTGGCCTTTGCCGGGGCGGCACTTCTGACTGGTGGTTGGGCCCGCCGCCAGTGGCCCTGGCTTGGTGGGGCGGTCCTCCTGGTCCTGGTTCAGGTGGCGCTTGGTGTTCTCACCCTTCGCCTTGGTCTGTCGCAACCCGCGGTCACCATCGCGCACCAGCTCGTTGCTGCCCTGTTGATCGCCTTGATGGCGGCGCTTCTGGTCCGATCTCCGGATCGCCCTTCACCACCCCGTTCTGTCGTTCTCGACGACACCTCATTGGAGGCCTGTCATGGCTGAACTCACTGCAACCGTTCGTCCGACCCGTGAGGAGGTTGTTCCCTCCCGCAAGCGGGTCAAACTTCCCGCATGGCTGGAAGTGGCCAAACCGCGCCTCATCCCGCTTCTGCTTGCCACCACTCTGGGGGGAATGGCTCTTAGTGAGGGCTGGCCTCTGTCCTCTCCGCGGCTGGTGTGCACCCTGGGAGGAGGGGCACTGGCTTCAGCCGCCGCAGGGGTTCTGAATTGTCTGTGGGAGCAGGATCTCGATGGCCGCATGGCTCGCACCAGCGGTCGTGCGCTTCCCTCTGGTCGGCTGTCGCCCACCAGTGCGTTTATCGGTGCTATCGCCTGCACCCTTGCTGCGGCGATGTTGCTGGTGAGCGGCGTGAACTGTCTCGCTGCTGGCCTCTCCTTGCTCGGCCTTTGCAGTTATGTCCTGCTCTACACAGCCCTGCTCAAGCCGCGGACATCCCAGAACATCGTTATCGGTGGGGTCGCCGGGGCCATTCCGCCCCTTGTGGGGGCTGCTGCCGCCACTGGCCATGTCGGCCTTGGGGGCTGGTGGCTGTTTGCGCTGGTGATGGTCTGGACACCAGCCCACTTCTGGGCTTTGGCCTTGTTGTTGCGCGAGGACTACCGCGCTGTTGGGATTCCGATGCTGCCGGTGGTCAAGGGGCCTGTGGTGACGGCGCGTGCGATCAAGACCTATGGCTGGATCACCGTCCTTCTGAGTGGTTTAGGGGTCTTCGCCCTGCCCTCCGGTGGCGTCTTCTACGGAGTGATGCTGCTTCCTTACAACGGTCGATTGCTGCAGCTGGTCGATCGACTTTCTCTTGATCCCGACAGCCTTGTGAACGCCAAGGCTCTGTTTCGCTGGTCGATTCTCTACCTGTTTGGCCTGTGCCTGCTGCTCATTCTCAGTCGAACGGACCTTGCATCAAGCTTTGCCTACCAGGTGATGCAGCTTCTCTCCCTGCTCACGGGGCTTCAATGAGCACTCATTAGATTCCCTGGATTGCCCGAGCATGTCCCTGACGGTGCCTGATGGCGTTGATTGAACTGAGGAAGATTTCCAAGGCCTATGGCTCGGTAAAGGCTCTTCGCGAGCTTGATCTCACCGTTCCTGAAGGGTGTCTGTACGGGCTGCTTGGTCCGAATGGTGCCGGCAAAACAACGGCCATGCGCATCCTGGCCACTCTGCTTGCCCCGGATAGCGGTTCGGTTCGTGTCGGCGGCGTGGACGGACTGGCGCAGCCCAGAGCCCTTCGCCAGCTCATGGGATATGTGGCCCAGGAGGTGGCCATCGACAAAATCCTGAGTGGTCGAGAACTGCTGCAGCTGCAAGGAGATCTGTACCACTTGCCGCGTCAAGATCGCGACGTCCGAATCGCTGATCTGATTGAACGACTCGCCATGGGCGAGTGGATTGATCGCCGCTGCGGGACCTATTCCGGTGGCATGCGTCGGCGTCTCGACCTGGCTGCCGGCCTGTTGCACCGTCCCCGGTTACTGGTGCTCGACGAACCCACCGTCGGCTTGGACATCGAAAGTCGGAGTGCTATCTGGCAATTGCTGCGTCAGCTGGTTCAGGAGGGCACCACTGTTCTTCTGAGCAGTCACTACCTGGAAGAGGTGGAAGCCCTCGCTGACCAGATGGCAATCATCGATAACGGACGGGTGATCGCTGAAGGCGCTCCAGATCAGCTCAAACAACGACTTGGGGGGGATCGCGTCACCCTCCGGGTCCGAGAGTTCAGCACTGCAGAAGAGGCGACCCAGGTGCGCGCTCTGCTTGAACCACTGGATGGGGTGCTTGAGGTGGTGGTCAACCGATCTCAGGGTTTTTCCCTGAACCTGGTGATTGAGGGAGGGCCCGTGATTGATCAGCTTCGTCAAACCCTTGAGGGTGCAGGTCTTCCTGTTTTTGCCCTGGCCCAGAGCCGTCCAAGCCTCGATGATGTCTACCTTCAAGCAACAGGACGCACCCTGATGGACGCTGAACTAGCCATTGCAGGCCAGCGCGACGTCAAAAAGGAAAAGCGTCAATCCATGCGTTGAGTGCCGATGATGACCTCCCCAACAGCATCCCTCGCTGTCCAGCAGCAGCCATCCGGAGCCTTCGCTGAACTCAGTCAGGAGACGTGGGCCCTCACCCGGCGTTTGTTCCTCCAGTTGATGCGACGTCCCTCGACCTTGATCGCCGGGGTCCTTCAACCCCTGATCTGGTTGATTCTGTTTGGTGCGCTCTTCGCTAACGCTCCTGAGGGTCTCCTGCCAGGCGGCATGAGCTATGGCCGTTTCCTGGGTGCCGGAGTCATTGTCTTCACGGCGTTCAGTGCTGCTCTGAACGCTGGCCTCCCAGTGATGTTCGATCGCGAATTCGGCTTCCTCAATCGTTTGCTCGTGGCACCCCTGAGAAGCCGCAGTTCCATCGTGCTGGCGTCGGTGATCTACATCACCGCTCTGAGCCTGCTGCAGAGTCTGGCGATCATGGGGACGGCAGCCCTGCTGGGTTATGGATGGCCTGGTGTCAGCGGCCTGGCCTTGGTGCTCGTGACGCTGCTGCTCTTGGTCTTCGCTGTGACCGCTCTCAGCCTTGGCCTGGCATTCGCTTTGCCGGGACACATTGAGTTGATCGCCGTGATTTTTGTGGCCAACTTGCCCTTGCTCTTTGCCAGCACGGCCCTGGCTCCTCTGTCCTTCATGCCGACCTGGTTGGGGTGGCTTGCGGCCTTGAATCCTCTTACCTTCGCGATTGAACCCATTCGAGCGGCCTATCAAGGTCCCCTGGACCTGTCGGCAGTGCTGTTGGAGGCCCCCTATGGGGATGTCACCGGCACCACCTGTCTGCTGATTCTTCTGCTCCTCACCATCGGGCTGTTCCTTGCGATTCGCCCGCTGCTCAACCGCAAACTCTCCTGAATCCGTGCTTTCTTCTCCGTTTCAGCAGCCGTCGCGTCGACAGAACGGTCTGGCCCTTCAGATCCAGGAGGCCAGGGCCACAGGCGATGAGGCCTTGCTGTCACGTTTGATTAGCCAATGGGTTCATCGCTATGGCTTTGATGCGGCCGACGAGCTTGATCTGAACTTGCCTGAGCCGATGGTCTTGGATCGGGAGTTCAGCCCTCCGGCGGTTGATGTCGGCAATCCCTCCGCTGTTGACCCGGTGCTGATGTCAGTTGCTCAGGAGCCTTCATTCGCTCCTGAGATCGTGGCCGAAGAGGTGGTGTTGGTTGAGGAGGAGGCCGAGGAGGAGCAAGAAATCGTGGCCGAAGAGGAGGTTTTGGCTGAGGAAGAGGCTGAGAAGGTGGAAGAAATCGTGGCCCAGGACGAGGTGTCGGCCGAAGAAACAGTGCTGAAACAGAGCATTGCTGCTCCCCCTGTACCGGCTCCCCCCATCAGCACACCGCGTTCGCTTCGGCGCTGGCTTCCGCGACGTGACGATGACGCTTTCCCCAAGGCTTCCTGAAACGCCATGATTCCGAACCCTGAATCCCTAGATCAGGGGCTGATCGTTTCGGTGCAGGCACCTCAAGGCTCGCCGATGCGCCATCCCGATGTGATCGCCGCCATGGCTGACGCCGCTCTGCGAAATGGAGCGGTCGGCGTGCGCTTGGAAAGCCCTGAACACATTGGTGCAGTGCGTCGTCGCTGCCCGCAAGCATTGATCATTGGCTTGTGGAAGTGCACGTTTCCAGACAGCTCGGTGTACATCACCCCGGGATGGAAAGAGATCCAGGCCGTTTGGTCTGCAGGTGCCGATGTGATCGCGATCGATGCGACAGCTCGTCATCGTCCTGCTGGGCAGGACCTGGCAGCGTTGGTGCAGCGCACGCGCGATGAGCTGCGTGCTCCCCTTATGGCTGATGTGGATTCTCTTGAGAACGGGCTGCGTGCAGCCCAATTGGGCTGTGAGTGGGTGGGAACCACGCTCTACGGCTACACGGACGAAACCGCCCAGCAGCGCCCTCCTGCGTTCGCTCTTCTTCCCCAACTTCGCGCTGAACTTCCCCGCTCGGTTCGATTGATCTGTGAGGGAGGAATTGCGTCACCAGCTGAGGCACGATCGGCATTGCAGGCCGGTGCAGACACTGTGGTGGTCGGGACGGCGATCACAGGAGTGGATCTCCAGGTGATCGCCTATTGCCAGGGAATGATCAGCTGATCACATCATTCCGGGCATGCCCATGCCGCCCATACCACCCATTCCGGGCATGCCCATTCCACCCATGCCGCCCATTCCACCCATTCCACCCATGGGATCACCGTCCCCGGCGGGAGCAGGCGCTGGTGGTTCCGGCTTGTCAGCGATGACGACTTCGGTCGTGATCAGGAGAGAGGCAATCGAAATCGAATCCTGCACAGCCAGGCGCACCACCTTCGCGGCATCAACGATGCCTGCAGCCATCAGATCTTCATAAGCACCACTGAGGGCGTTGAATCCCTGGCCGCTGCTGCGCATGTTCGCGATCACAACATCACCGTTCTTCCCGGCATTGGTCGCGATCTGATGAACCGGTGCGGTCAGCGCCCGCTGCACAATTTCAACACCGGTGCGTTGGTCGCCGTTCAGGGATGCTGCCAGCGTGTCCAGGCTGTCGGCGAGTTGAAGCAAAGTGCTGCCGCCTCCAGCAACAATGCCCTCCTCGACGGCCGCACGGGTTGCATTCAGGGCATCTTCGATCCGCAGTTTGCGGTTTTTGAGTTCCGTTTCCGTCGGGGCTCCGACCTTAATTACGGCAACACCACCGGCCAGCTTGGCGATTCGCTCGCTGAGCTTCTCGCGGTCGTAATCGGATTCGGTGGCCTCCAGCTCACGTCGGATTGCACCGACCCGCTCGCTCACGGCCTGGCGATGGTCGTCGGTGGCGACGATCGTGGTGCTCTCTTTGCTGATGGTGACGCGGCGCGCTTTGCCGAGATCCTCAAGGGTCACCTTGTCGAGGGTCATCGCCTTGTCTTCGCTGATCAGCGTTCCGCCGGTGAGGATGGCGATATCGGCGAGGGCTGCCTTGCGGCGTTCCCCGAAGGAGGGTGCCCGGACAGCAGCCACCTGCAGAACCCCACGGCTCTTGTTCATTACCAGGGTGGCGAGAGCTTCGCCTTCCACTTCCTCAGAAAGGATGAGTAGGGGTGATCCACTTTTCTGAACGGTTTCCAGCACGGGAACCAGATCCGTGATTGTGCTGATTTTGCGATCCGTCAGCAGGATCAGCGGGTTTTCAAATTCACAGACCTGACGATCGGCATCGGTGACGAAGTAAGGGGAGCTGTAGCCCCGGTCGAAGGCCATTCCTTCGGTGATTTCAAGCTCCGTCGCCAGGGATTTCGATTCCTCAACCGTGATCACCCCATCGGTGCTCACCTTGTCCATCGCCTCCGCAATCATCTGACCGACTTCGTCGTCACCCCCGGAGCTCACCGTGGCCACCTGACGAATGGCATCGCCGGCGACGGCCTGACTCCGCTCGTTCAGTCCCGCAACAATCTGTGCCGCGGCTTTCTCCATGCCTCGGCGGAGTTCCACGGGGCTCGCGCCAGCAGCTGTGTTGCGGAGACCTTCCCGCACCATGGCCTGAGCCAGAACGGTTGCCGTCGTAGTGCCGTCACCGGCCTTGTCCTTGGTCTTTGAAGACACCTGCTGCATCAGCTTGGCGCCCAGGTTTTCGAACGGGTCGTCCAGTTCGATTTCGCGCGCGATCGAATCGCCGTCATTGACGATGTCAGGCGCGCCGAATTTTTTTTCGAGCACAACGTTGCGACCGCGGGGGCCGATCGTGACGCGCACTGCATCGGCAAGTGCATCAACACCGCGCTCAAGGGCGCTGCGTGATTCGTCAGAGAAAGAAAGGAGCTTGGCCATAGTCGCGGGGACGCCGTTGGTCACTGTCCCACAGCGATGTGGCCCTCGTGGAGAGGCCTTGTGGTGGGGAAAGCCGAATGGTTGGATCTCCCTGGGTGCCGCCCTTAAACGAACTGATTAGGGTCCGGTCATGGCTGAGTCAGGAGCGCTGTTTTTTGTTCTGATGGCGGTCCTGGCCGGTTCCATGGCCTTGGTTTACGTGCCCCTTCGCATTTTCCTGACAGCGACCGCACGCAGCCGCCGCCTTCGCCTGCTCCAGCGCATCCGCCGCTTGCGGGATGAGTTGGCCCAACCCCTTGATTCCTAATGCCCTGATTCAGGCCATCACCATGCCGCCATCCACCTGCAACACCTGGCCTGTGATGTAGGCGGCGGCTGGGTCGGCTGCAAGGAAGCGAACGGTGCCGGCCACCTGCTCCTGGGTGCCAAAGGTCCCCAGGGGGATGTCCTTGAGGATGGCCTCAGCATCGAGGTCCTTGGTCATGTCGGTGGCAATGAAACCTGGGGCTACCGCATTCACGGTGATGCCACGGCTGGCGAGCTCCTTAGCGGTGCTGCGGGTGAGACCGATGACACCGGCTTTGGCCGCGGCGTAGTTGGCCTGGCCAGCGTTGCCCATCAGCCCCACAACGGAAGTGATGTTGATGATCCGGCCACTTTTTTGCTTCAGCATCGGGCGAGCTACCGCTCGCGTGCATAGGAACACACCACTGAGATTGAGGTCGATGACCGCTTGCCAATCGTCGGTTTTCATCCGCATCAGCAGTCCGTCCCGGGTGATGCCGGCGTTGTTCACCAACACATCCAAACGGCCGCTTCGCTCCAGCACCTCTTTGATCAGGCCATCCACCTCGGCTTCGATGGAGACATTGGCCTGCAGGGCATAGGCCTGGCCCCCTGCTGCCGTGATCGTGGCGACCACGTCGTCTGCTGCAGTGGCGGAATTGGAGTAGTTCACAACAACTTCTGCACCCGCTTCGCCAAGAGCTAGGGCGATGGCACGGCCAATGCCGCGACCTCCTCCCGTCACCAGGGCGGTCTGACCGGCAAGAGAAGCGCTGGGAGACATGGAGGCACCTTTGATCGCAGGATCGTACGGAGCCGCCGTCGTCAACCTCAACCCGGCATCGTTTGAATCGTGTCGACAGCTTCACCCAGCAAGGCCTGAAAGGTAGCGAGTTGGGTCTTGCTTCCCAGAACGATGAGGAGTTGCCCCGGTGCCATCTGGGTGTCGCCACCTGGATTGGCGATCAACTTCCCCTTCTCCCGAATCGCTAGCACCATGGCTCCACTGCGACGGCCCAGCTCTAGTTCAGACAGGCTGCGCCCACGGATCTCCATCAGGTGGAGAGGGTCGTGACTCAGCTGGAATTCCTCGATCTCATAATCGGAGCCAGCCAGTAGTTCCATGAAGTTGAGGGCCAGGGGCCGCAGAGCCGAAGCTGCCATCACGCGACCCCCGGCCACATAGGGGCTGACCACCACAGTGGCTCCGGCCAGACGCAGCTTCGAAGCCGCTTCATCGCTGTTGGCGCGGGCAATCAAGCGGCAATCCGGCCGTAGATCCTTGGCGCTGAGGATCACATACAGATTGGAGGCATCGCTTGGCAGGGCTGCAACAAGGCTGCAGCAGCGTTCGAGTCCTGCATCCAGCAATGTTTCGTCCAAGGTTGCATCCGCCTGGAGAACCCGAATTCCCTTCATTTCAGCGACAGCCCGTCGGTTGAGATCCGTTTCGATCACCACAAGCGAGACACCATCACTCTGGAGCTGGGCCGCGATTTCCTGCCCGATCCGGCCGTAGCCGCAAAGAATGACGTGGTCGTGCAGGTTCTCCAGCATCCGATGAAAGCGGAATTCACGCAGTCTGAGGAAATATCCCGAGTCCTTCAGCCCGAGAACGCGTTGTATGGCCAGTTGAACAACCACCAATCCACCGACCACGATCAGCACGGTGACCAGTCGACCCTGGGGTGACAGGGTTTCCACCTCGCCGTAGCCGATGGTGCTGATCGTGATCAGCACCATCCAGAGGCAATCGCCCCAGTCCCAGCCCTCCGTGATCCGATAGCCCAGGGAACCGGCGAAGATCACGGCACTAAGAGCACTGATGGGGCCCCGCCATGGCGCGGTGATCAGCTTGAGGTGTCCTCTGGCTCGGCGGCGTCTCATAGGACGTCCGTCAGAAACCGAGGGCCGTCAGAACGTCACTGCCCTGCAGCGTGGCGAGTTCTTCAGGGCGGCCGAGGCAGCGGATTTCGGCACGCTCGGGAAGGTCGGTTGCCTCGGCGCCGAGGGCAACCAGGGGGATGCCGCAATAGGTCGCCAGGCGTTGCGAAACCGGGCAGCTGCTGAGCACGACATCGGCACAGGCAATCAGTGCTGCACGCTTGGCCAGGCTGAGTTCAGTCCGAAGCACCATGCTGCGCAGCGACGCCAGGCGGCCTTTGATGGTGTCAGGAAGCCTGTGCCATTCGGATGCAGGCCAATCACCATCCTGGCCTGTTGGGGACAGCAGCAGCAAGGGGCCGTCACCGCGGGGCAATGCTTCTCGGGCTTCATCGAGAGCCCCTGTTGCGAGGGGCAGTCGGAACTGATCGGCCACCAGTTCAAAACCCAGGGCTTGGACAAAAGGGCCAAGACGCTGCGCCGTCCAGCCTTGGCCGACGTTGACCTGGTCGGTGCAGGCAAACCCATCCGCTCCAAGCCGTTTGGGGATATGGCTCATCGACAACATCAGGTTGACCTGCTGACCTTCAGCAAAGTTGATGCACACCTGAAAGTCAGGTTCCCGAACACATCCGAGCAGGTTGGCCCAGTCCGCAAGGGTGGGCTTGGCCTCAAAGCTGAACGGCAACAGCTTCTCCATGCAAGGCAATAGCTTCCAAGGGGCTGCCTGTTTGGGATCACAGGCCACCTGCAATGTGGCGTTGAGCTGCTGACAAATCTCGGCCAGTGCCGGTAGACGGTCCAGCTGGTCTTCAAGCGAACCCGGGCTTAGGGCAAGAACTCGCATGCAGCGCCGCCATCCATGGTGCGAGCTGATTGTATGGAGGTTGTTTACGCCTGCCCGGGGCAGGAGTCGCTTGTGCATCTGTTGATTGCAGCCGCAGGAAGCGGTCGGCGCATGGGTGCGGATCGGAACAAGCTGCTTCTGCCATTGGCCGGACGCCCTGTCATTGCCTGGACACTTGAAGCGGCCTTGCTGGCTGAAAGGATTGAGTGGATCGGGATCGTCGGACAAGAGGTTGATCGCGAGGCCATCCTGGCTGTGCTGGAGGCACCCAGCAAGCCGGTGCAGTGGATTCAAGGTGGCAGCACGCGGCAGGAATCGGTCCTCTGTGGTCTGGCGGGGCTGCCGGAGCAGGCCCGTCATGTCCTGATTCATGACGGAGCCCGGTGTTTGGCTGAACCGGATTTGTTTGACCGTTGTGCTGCAGCCGTTGAGGCCGGCACGGCCCTGATTGCTGCAACACCGGTCAGCGACACGATCAAGCGTGTGGGATCCGATGGGTTCATTCGAGACACGCCTGACCGATCGGAGCTCTGGGCGGCGCAGACACCGCAGGGCTTTGCCGTGGATCAGCTGCGTCGCGGCCACACTGAGGCAATTGCCCAGGGCTGGTCGGTGACCGACGACGCGTCGTTATACGAGCGTCTTGGTTGGCCTGTGCAGGTCTTGGATGCTGGACCCGCCAACATCAAGGTCACAACGCCGTTTGACCTGACTGTGGCGGAAGCGGTGCTCGCCCTCAGGGCAGCAAGCTGAGCCGGCCTGTCTGGCCGTCGAGGCGTGCCATCGCTCCCATGGGAAGGGCCGCGTTGCCTGATCGGTGCCCAACGGGCAGCTCCATCACCCTGGGAATGCCGAGGTCGGCAGTGCGCTCTTCAAGAACCTGCTCGAGGTTGAAGCTTTCCGTGGCGTCTCTCGGTTCATCTCCGCACCCCTCGAACTTGCCAAAGCCAAGACCCGCCAAACCCTGCAAGCAGCCATTCAGCCTCCATTGGGTGAGCATCCGATCAATCCGGTAGGGCGCTTCCCCGACATCCTCCAGAACGAGAACGGCTCCCTCGAGAGGGGGGACGAAGCGGCTCCCCAGCAGGTGGGTGGCCACGGTCAGATTCGCGACGAGAAGAGGACCTGTCCCCACCCCTCCGCCACCACCACGGCCTTGTAGTTCGGGGACGATCTGACCAAAGAGCAGGTTGCGTAATCGGTCATGACTCCAGTCCGGCTCCTCTGCAAGCGTTGTCAGCAGAGGGCCATGGATGCCACCCGCGAAACCCGCTGCCTGGCGGGCCCAGAGCAGAGCTGTCACGTCTGAGAAGCCCAGCAGCCAGCCGCTCTGCCAGCGGATGGGCTGCTCCAGCAGCCGAGCAGCACCCCATCCACCGCGGGCACAGGCGAGCAGCGCTGCGGGTTCGGCAGGATGCAGATCGGCATGCCGCGCTTCATCGCGCCCTGCGAAGTAGCCCCAGCGTCGGGTGGCCAAGGCCTGGGGTTGAACATCGAGGCCCCAGCCCTGCAGAACCGCAATGCCCCGCTGCAGCTTGATGTCGTCCTGCAGTGCTGAACTGGCGGCCACGCAAGCCACACGGTCTCCTGCGCGAAGCGGCGGAGCTGGGGTGATGCCCGTCACGCTCCCCATCCTCTAGCCAGAACAAGTCCGAGCCAAAGCAACGTTCCCGCCTGGACCTGCCGTGAAAAGTGCCGCCCGAATGTGGCCATGGAGGCGTCCTGTTTGTTCAGGGGGTTGCAACTGATCTGCATGAAGATCCCAGCGAGCAACCAAAAGGGCCAGAACGGCGCAGGGATATGAGCAGACCACGCCGCAAAGGCAAGAGCCAGCGTTGTTACCAAATAGCAGCTCCGAACCACAGGAACGACAAGGGATCCAAGGCTCAGTGCGCTGCTGCGCAGGCCCAGTGATGCATCGTCACGACGGTCAGCCATGGCGTAAACCGTGTCGAAGCCGAAGGTCCAGACCACGGTTGCGAGCCAACTGCACA
The Synechococcus sp. PROS-U-1 DNA segment above includes these coding regions:
- a CDS encoding LD-carboxypeptidase; translated protein: MGSVTGITPAPPLRAGDRVACVAASSALQDDIKLQRGIAVLQGWGLDVQPQALATRRWGYFAGRDEARHADLHPAEPAALLACARGGWGAARLLEQPIRWQSGWLLGFSDVTALLWARQAAGFAGGIHGPLLTTLAEEPDWSHDRLRNLLFGQIVPELQGRGGGGGVGTGPLLVANLTVATHLLGSRFVPPLEGAVLVLEDVGEAPYRIDRMLTQWRLNGCLQGLAGLGFGKFEGCGDEPRDATESFNLEQVLEERTADLGIPRVMELPVGHRSGNAALPMGAMARLDGQTGRLSLLP